A genome region from Candidatus Dormiibacterota bacterium includes the following:
- a CDS encoding MFS transporter, whose translation MLTAVNWRRNLAALWLAEFTAILGFSFAFPFLPLFLHQELHIPNGPQLSFWTGIAASATGFALALTSPIWGRLADRYGRKPMLVRAMIGGGISVGLMGLAQSALQLTVLRGVQGASSGTVAAATALVATETPAPHLAWALGILSSSISLGSAVGPAAGGLAANLIGLRAIFLAGGTMLLLAAVPVLLLVRESPRRMARAAAPRTMEVLRLARAGTVGALAVLIVAQGLQQTSYGAAQQLVVLRLIDLTGAKQAQALTGVTFAAGGIATALASLTYHRLLRRTSYRRLITVGALLLGLSLLGAAGAASTPLVIAGFVAASFFSGALGPAFGAMTGLEAPAIVQATVFGVVSSAIALGFGLGPLLGGIVASVAGIRAGLIVAAAIALVLAALVGLRAREPRAHFHP comes from the coding sequence GTGCTGACGGCGGTCAACTGGCGCCGGAACCTGGCCGCCCTCTGGCTGGCTGAGTTCACCGCCATCCTGGGTTTCTCCTTCGCCTTCCCGTTTCTGCCCCTGTTCCTCCACCAGGAGCTGCACATTCCCAACGGCCCGCAACTGTCCTTTTGGACCGGAATTGCCGCCAGCGCGACCGGGTTTGCGCTGGCCCTGACCAGCCCGATCTGGGGCAGGCTGGCCGATCGCTATGGCCGCAAACCGATGCTGGTACGCGCCATGATCGGCGGCGGCATCTCAGTGGGCCTGATGGGCCTGGCGCAATCGGCCCTACAACTGACGGTGCTTCGTGGGGTCCAGGGCGCGAGTTCGGGGACGGTCGCCGCGGCCACCGCGCTGGTCGCGACCGAGACGCCCGCGCCGCACCTCGCCTGGGCGCTGGGGATCCTCAGCTCCTCCATCTCGCTGGGAAGCGCCGTTGGGCCCGCCGCCGGTGGCCTGGCCGCCAACCTGATCGGGTTGCGGGCGATCTTCCTTGCCGGCGGCACGATGCTGCTGCTGGCGGCGGTGCCCGTGCTGCTCCTGGTCCGGGAGAGCCCCCGGCGGATGGCACGCGCGGCCGCGCCGCGCACCATGGAGGTGCTTCGCCTGGCGCGAGCCGGAACGGTAGGCGCCCTTGCCGTGCTGATCGTCGCCCAGGGGTTGCAGCAGACGAGTTACGGCGCTGCGCAGCAGCTTGTGGTCCTGCGTCTGATCGACCTCACCGGTGCGAAGCAGGCACAGGCCTTGACCGGTGTCACGTTTGCCGCCGGCGGGATTGCGACGGCGCTGGCCTCGCTGACGTATCACCGTCTCCTGCGGCGAACGAGTTACCGGAGGCTGATCACCGTCGGCGCGCTGTTGCTGGGGCTGTCGCTGCTCGGCGCGGCGGGTGCCGCCAGCACCCCCCTCGTGATCGCCGGGTTCGTCGCCGCCAGCTTTTTCAGCGGCGCCCTGGGCCCGGCGTTCGGGGCGATGACCGGACTCGAGGCGCCGGCCATCGTGCAGGCGACCGTCTTCGGCGTCGTGTCGAGCGCGATCGCCCTGGGTTTCGGCCTCGGCCCGCTGCTCGGTGGCATCGTCGCCTCGGT